In one window of Bdellovibrio bacteriovorus W DNA:
- a CDS encoding hypothetical protein (COG3042 Putative hemolysin), translated as MAVVRVLILLPVNLLMSLSASGAEKLTLTEASGKQIHLVKYQDVVVSDFCIKKPNAKCEALEMTKAKYKQEFPSTKSHGASMANPASVYCELLKGKSLSLKDAKGNEYAYCQFKDSSLIDAWSLYRQHFASDSK; from the coding sequence ATGGCGGTTGTTAGAGTCCTAATTCTTTTGCCTGTAAATCTTTTGATGTCTCTTTCAGCATCCGGTGCGGAGAAGCTTACGCTTACCGAAGCTTCAGGAAAACAGATTCATCTTGTTAAGTATCAAGACGTCGTGGTTTCAGATTTTTGCATCAAAAAACCAAATGCAAAGTGCGAGGCCTTGGAAATGACGAAGGCGAAATACAAGCAAGAATTTCCATCCACAAAATCCCATGGGGCGTCGATGGCTAACCCCGCATCGGTTTATTGTGAATTGCTAAAGGGAAAGTCATTGAGCTTAAAGGATGCAAAAGGCAATGAATATGCTTATTGCCAATTTAAAGACTCCTCACTTATCGATGCTTGGTCGCTTTATCGTCAACACTTTGCTTCGGACTCGAAATAA
- a CDS encoding HemK protein (COG2890 Methylase of polypeptide chain release factors), with protein MKLKEVLDKTVTFFKDKKIETPRLDAELLFAHFLKIERIQLYVRFDQPLSEQELAGLRELVRRRATGEPVAYILGYRDFYNLRFSVSPAVLIPRPETEHIIEEALQWAKDQASEIGILDLGTGTGCVGLTLLMNLPSAKLISVDLSEDAITLAKKNAEDLGVMERVQFLNTDAANFDDVMSAYKSFIGKDSIDLFVSNPPYIAEGDPGVEVAVNKFEPHTALYAKDEGLALLRDWSAGYCPYLSNNSLVLMEMGLTQGSAMRTHFENLKTFNEINVVKDLDGRDRVIRGVKHG; from the coding sequence ATGAAGTTAAAAGAAGTATTAGATAAAACAGTTACATTTTTTAAAGATAAAAAAATTGAGACTCCGCGCTTAGATGCGGAGTTGCTATTTGCGCATTTCCTGAAAATCGAACGCATTCAACTCTATGTGCGCTTTGATCAGCCGCTTTCTGAACAAGAACTGGCGGGGTTGCGTGAATTGGTGCGCCGTCGAGCGACGGGGGAGCCGGTCGCCTACATCCTTGGCTATCGCGATTTCTATAATTTGCGTTTTTCCGTTTCACCAGCCGTTTTAATCCCTCGCCCCGAGACAGAGCATATCATCGAAGAAGCACTTCAATGGGCCAAAGATCAAGCGTCTGAGATTGGCATCTTAGATCTTGGAACCGGTACGGGGTGCGTGGGACTGACATTGCTTATGAATTTACCAAGTGCGAAACTCATCTCCGTCGATCTTTCAGAAGATGCAATTACGCTTGCTAAGAAAAACGCCGAAGATCTTGGTGTTATGGAGCGAGTTCAATTCTTAAATACAGACGCCGCAAACTTTGATGATGTTATGTCAGCTTACAAAAGCTTTATTGGAAAAGATTCGATTGATCTTTTTGTATCGAATCCACCCTACATTGCTGAAGGAGATCCTGGCGTAGAGGTTGCGGTGAATAAATTCGAACCGCATACGGCGCTCTATGCCAAAGATGAAGGCCTCGCATTATTAAGAGATTGGTCAGCAGGATATTGTCCGTATCTATCGAATAACTCATTGGTGTTGATGGAAATGGGACTGACTCAAGGTTCTGCGATGCGCACTCATTTTGAAAACTTAAAAACATTTAACGAAATAAATGTCGTCAAAGACCTTGATGGACGTGATAGAGTCATTCGTGGAGTAAAACATGGATAA
- a CDS encoding UDP-N-acetylglucosamine enolpyruvyl transferase (COG0766 UDP-N-acetylglucosamine enolpyruvyl transferase): MDKMIVKGNGPLKGEVATSGAKNAALPILFSTLLAEGEHVFANVPKLKDIESTIELLESLGCQARWDGDRLRIKVSKIDSYEASYDLVRKMRASFLCMGPLLAKYGEAVVSQPGGCAIGSRPIDLHLEGFKALGAEVTQKEGYVHAAAKKLYGSRFLFETVTVGGTENVMMAAALAEGRTILENAAKEPEIVDLAEYLIKMGAKITGHGSSVITIDGVEKLTPAEHSIMPDRIEAGTLLIAGAITKGQVTVKKCVPDHLEALILKMKESGFKIEVGTDSLTIFPAQTWDAVDITTAPHPLFPTDLQAQFMALMTVANGTSVITETVFENRFMHVQELIRLGADITPKTRVAVVRGRPDELTGAPVMATDLRASASLVLAGLIAKGETVVNRIYHLDRGYEKLEDKLSSLGALIKRTE, translated from the coding sequence ATGGATAAAATGATAGTTAAGGGCAATGGCCCTCTTAAAGGCGAAGTGGCGACGAGTGGTGCAAAGAATGCAGCTCTTCCAATTTTATTTTCAACTCTTCTAGCAGAGGGTGAACACGTATTTGCAAACGTACCCAAGCTAAAAGATATCGAGTCAACCATTGAGCTTTTAGAAAGCCTTGGATGCCAAGCTCGTTGGGATGGCGATCGTTTGCGCATTAAGGTTTCAAAAATTGATTCTTACGAAGCAAGCTACGACTTGGTTCGTAAGATGCGTGCAAGCTTTCTTTGTATGGGTCCATTGTTAGCAAAGTATGGTGAGGCTGTTGTGTCTCAGCCGGGTGGTTGTGCTATCGGTAGCCGCCCTATTGATTTACACTTGGAAGGATTTAAAGCTCTTGGTGCTGAAGTAACTCAAAAAGAAGGTTACGTTCATGCTGCAGCTAAAAAGCTCTATGGTTCACGCTTTCTTTTTGAAACTGTGACGGTGGGTGGAACTGAAAACGTGATGATGGCTGCAGCACTTGCAGAGGGTCGTACGATTTTAGAAAACGCTGCAAAAGAACCTGAGATCGTTGATTTAGCAGAATACCTTATCAAGATGGGTGCAAAAATCACGGGTCACGGTAGCAGTGTGATCACGATTGATGGAGTTGAAAAACTAACTCCTGCAGAGCATTCTATTATGCCAGATCGTATCGAGGCAGGAACTTTATTGATTGCTGGTGCTATCACAAAGGGGCAGGTCACAGTTAAGAAATGTGTACCAGATCACTTAGAGGCATTAATTTTAAAGATGAAAGAAAGTGGTTTTAAAATTGAGGTAGGAACTGATTCTTTAACAATCTTTCCAGCTCAAACATGGGATGCTGTGGATATCACAACTGCTCCTCACCCACTTTTCCCAACAGATCTTCAAGCGCAATTCATGGCTCTTATGACGGTTGCAAATGGAACAAGTGTTATCACTGAGACTGTTTTTGAGAATCGCTTTATGCACGTTCAAGAGTTGATTCGTCTTGGTGCTGATATCACTCCTAAAACTCGCGTGGCAGTTGTGCGTGGCCGCCCTGATGAATTAACAGGGGCTCCTGTTATGGCTACAGATCTTCGTGCGAGTGCTTCGCTGGTATTAGCTGGCTTGATTGCTAAAGGTGAAACAGTTGTGAATCGTATCTATCACTTGGATCGCGGCTATGAAAAGCTAGAGGACAAGTTGTCGAGCTTAGGTGCTTTGATTAAAAGAACTGAGTAA
- a CDS encoding hypothetical protein (COG0457 FOG: TPR repeat) has product MGQVKGPYSTDAILRMIGEGIFSGQEMISKLPDGQWTQISREPAFYDKLLEALEGVVEVDPKKAQKMEAETVISSMPRPNSQAKPSASQENTGPITPNQLANLKIEKPKHQVDVFDRPQEIAAPTLPKRQSPQGGGNDGVIELSNLKETESDDLKKRLRLPLVFIALAMILVVAFFWDSSPSSGDKQHLLAPGPSSGTLSDTQVKQKLNEALLAMEQDTYESYVSAQNKLVSIIEGAPMNIEVRGLLCVVYKQLWPFAVQDAQDIRTIAQVTQGARAINVVSPFGQVCESVKLLTAGRYKEAKGVVEATLESNESFSLLPVMYAFKAELLEGERDFLNAVPYFEKSIQFWDKWLRPQVLLGRLLLDRGEYLESSKYLKNVLQKNSKHREAKVLLGILEYRGFKKSDTAYTYLSSAMTEKAKINQLTEADGLYVLSEILLLRSEKAKALEAAQRGYQLNPNNSELRQMVIRLGGSDKVKGEAGKNNELLYLGDQYVRQGDCLAAQAEFKAAFEVDPKNGTAAMKAAKCLWQLNQSFEAIEWLNKAMKAEPKLVSAYVLQADYMSKRFDFVGATKVLTNAMRVSPNNYEILRGLALLEFRKNNMVGAINYASRSVKSYDGDIETYILLSKANGILARSILPVNKKEIDRKEAAMKDAIRFATKAVEIDATNPEAQVNYAKMLAQTNGAESGINYLNELIKRFSYTLDYKIALAEIYKLEDRYNQSRDVYEKVVELDPRSKVAWLGLGESEKALGLNDKALKAFLSAAVIDPSDAEALFQAGLLYLETSRFDEAIQQFKRVQRLNPNYPRTYYYIGKAAFSSGDFTTALEASKAEKKINPNVADSYILAAEVFTARRQYAECAGEYSHAMKLRPQGADIYVKSATCYRLSGSLDVAEDMLTLAAARESGYAEIYREQGAIYEAKGDLRSAGTAYSKYLGLSPNAPDRAEVESKLSRLGM; this is encoded by the coding sequence ATGGGTCAGGTCAAAGGACCTTACTCCACAGATGCTATCTTGCGAATGATTGGCGAGGGGATTTTTTCTGGCCAAGAGATGATTTCCAAGTTGCCTGATGGTCAGTGGACTCAGATCAGCCGAGAGCCTGCGTTCTACGATAAACTTTTAGAAGCGCTTGAGGGCGTTGTTGAGGTAGATCCTAAGAAAGCGCAGAAGATGGAGGCGGAGACGGTGATCTCGTCAATGCCTCGGCCCAACTCGCAGGCAAAGCCTTCGGCTTCGCAAGAAAATACGGGGCCGATAACTCCGAATCAATTAGCGAATCTAAAAATTGAAAAACCAAAACACCAAGTGGATGTCTTTGATCGCCCTCAGGAAATTGCGGCTCCGACTTTGCCAAAGAGGCAGAGTCCTCAAGGGGGTGGCAATGATGGGGTGATTGAACTATCGAACTTAAAAGAAACTGAGAGTGATGATTTAAAAAAGCGTCTTCGCCTTCCGCTAGTATTCATCGCATTGGCGATGATATTGGTCGTGGCATTTTTCTGGGACTCATCCCCGTCTTCCGGAGACAAGCAGCATTTATTGGCTCCAGGTCCCTCTTCAGGAACTTTATCCGATACGCAAGTTAAACAAAAACTCAATGAAGCCCTTCTAGCGATGGAGCAAGACACCTATGAATCTTATGTGTCGGCTCAGAATAAGTTGGTTTCAATTATCGAAGGCGCACCTATGAATATTGAGGTGCGAGGGTTGTTGTGCGTTGTCTACAAACAGCTTTGGCCCTTCGCGGTTCAAGATGCGCAAGACATTCGAACCATCGCACAAGTGACTCAAGGAGCCCGCGCTATCAACGTGGTGAGTCCTTTCGGACAAGTTTGTGAATCCGTGAAGTTGCTAACAGCGGGGCGCTATAAAGAAGCAAAGGGCGTCGTTGAGGCGACCTTAGAAAGCAACGAGTCCTTTTCATTACTGCCAGTCATGTATGCCTTTAAAGCAGAGCTTTTAGAGGGTGAAAGAGATTTTCTAAACGCAGTCCCCTACTTTGAAAAGTCGATTCAGTTTTGGGATAAATGGTTAAGGCCGCAGGTCCTCTTGGGGCGTCTTCTTTTAGATAGAGGCGAATATCTTGAGTCTTCGAAATATTTAAAGAATGTGCTGCAAAAGAATTCCAAACATCGCGAAGCTAAAGTTCTTCTGGGAATTTTAGAATATAGAGGCTTTAAGAAGTCTGACACGGCTTACACATATCTCAGCTCTGCAATGACGGAAAAAGCAAAGATCAATCAATTAACAGAAGCAGATGGTCTTTACGTTCTTTCAGAAATTTTACTTTTAAGAAGTGAAAAGGCAAAAGCACTTGAGGCTGCGCAAAGAGGTTATCAATTAAATCCTAATAACTCCGAACTTCGCCAGATGGTGATTCGCTTAGGTGGATCTGACAAAGTGAAGGGAGAGGCTGGAAAGAATAACGAGCTTCTTTATCTTGGGGATCAGTATGTTAGGCAGGGGGATTGTCTAGCGGCTCAAGCAGAATTTAAAGCAGCCTTTGAGGTGGATCCTAAAAATGGAACTGCCGCGATGAAAGCCGCGAAATGTCTGTGGCAACTTAATCAGAGCTTCGAGGCCATTGAATGGCTGAATAAGGCAATGAAAGCAGAGCCTAAATTAGTTTCCGCCTATGTCCTGCAGGCAGATTATATGTCGAAGCGATTTGATTTTGTTGGAGCTACAAAAGTTTTAACGAATGCGATGCGCGTATCTCCGAATAACTATGAGATCTTAAGAGGCCTTGCACTGTTAGAGTTTAGAAAAAACAATATGGTGGGAGCGATCAACTACGCTTCTCGTTCAGTGAAGTCCTATGATGGTGACATTGAAACTTACATCCTTCTTTCAAAAGCCAATGGCATTTTAGCTCGTTCGATTTTACCGGTGAATAAGAAAGAGATTGATCGCAAAGAGGCAGCTATGAAAGACGCAATTCGTTTTGCGACCAAAGCTGTAGAGATTGATGCGACAAATCCAGAAGCCCAAGTGAACTACGCCAAGATGCTTGCGCAAACCAACGGGGCGGAATCGGGAATCAACTATTTGAATGAGCTGATTAAGCGCTTCTCGTACACACTAGATTATAAAATTGCCTTAGCAGAAATTTATAAGCTTGAAGATCGCTATAATCAGTCCCGTGATGTTTATGAAAAAGTCGTAGAGCTTGATCCACGCAGTAAAGTAGCCTGGTTAGGTCTTGGTGAGAGTGAGAAAGCCTTGGGATTAAATGATAAGGCTCTAAAAGCTTTCTTAAGCGCAGCGGTGATTGATCCATCGGATGCGGAAGCGCTTTTTCAAGCAGGCTTGCTCTACCTTGAAACCAGTCGCTTTGATGAAGCCATTCAGCAGTTCAAGCGTGTGCAGCGCTTAAATCCTAATTACCCGCGAACTTATTACTATATCGGTAAGGCGGCTTTTTCATCCGGAGACTTTACGACAGCATTAGAGGCTTCTAAGGCGGAAAAGAAAATAAATCCAAACGTGGCCGATTCATATATTCTTGCGGCCGAAGTGTTTACTGCCCGCAGGCAGTATGCAGAGTGCGCTGGGGAGTATTCTCATGCGATGAAGCTTCGCCCTCAAGGAGCAGATATCTATGTGAAGTCGGCAACATGCTATCGCCTTTCGGGTTCGCTGGATGTGGCTGAGGATATGTTAACCTTGGCAGCTGCGCGCGAAAGTGGTTATGCTGAAATCTATAGAGAGCAAGGGGCGATCTACGAGGCGAAGGGTGATCTTCGCTCTGCAGGAACCGCCTATAGTAAGTATTTAGGACTTTCACCGAACGCTCCGGATCGAGCTGAGGTCGAGAGTAAACTTTCGCGTTTAGGTATGTAA
- a CDS encoding transposase TnpA (COG3464 Transposase and inactivated derivatives) has translation MQQAFGCSAGTVYKIFYEQLELKLRERKENPWPTTIGIDEHSFKRGFRNREFATILIDYPKKKIFEIALGKTADGLAYTFADVPGRDRVKNVVLDMSDPFKKFAKEFFPQARLVADHFHVIRLLNPMINKARTEITGDKRSNPVRKLLLMNGKKKLEYFERRALHEWLDHHPKLKELYHFKEALHGLYRCRGVDRARRALIGILDRMALSSLPEIKKLRKTLMKWKTEILNYFITGLTNGRTEGFNNLAKLLQKRAFGFRSFKNYRLRLLSL, from the coding sequence GTGCAGCAGGCTTTTGGATGTTCGGCAGGAACTGTTTATAAAATATTTTACGAACAACTGGAGTTAAAGCTGCGCGAACGCAAGGAGAACCCTTGGCCCACGACCATAGGAATTGATGAGCATTCCTTTAAACGAGGTTTTAGGAATCGCGAGTTTGCTACGATCTTAATTGATTATCCTAAGAAGAAAATCTTTGAAATAGCTCTTGGTAAAACTGCTGATGGATTGGCATACACATTTGCTGATGTTCCTGGGCGGGATCGCGTGAAAAACGTAGTTCTAGATATGAGCGACCCGTTTAAGAAGTTTGCCAAAGAGTTTTTCCCACAAGCGCGTTTAGTTGCGGATCATTTTCATGTGATTCGTTTGCTAAATCCCATGATTAACAAAGCCCGCACAGAAATCACGGGCGACAAGCGCAGTAATCCTGTTCGAAAACTATTGCTGATGAACGGGAAGAAAAAATTAGAATATTTTGAGCGTCGCGCTTTACATGAATGGCTCGATCATCATCCGAAGCTCAAAGAACTCTATCACTTTAAAGAAGCCTTGCATGGGCTCTACCGCTGTCGCGGGGTCGATCGCGCCCGCAGGGCGCTGATCGGTATCCTTGATCGCATGGCTTTGTCTTCGTTGCCTGAGATCAAAAAACTTCGAAAAACGCTAATGAAATGGAAAACAGAGATCTTAAATTACTTTATAACGGGTTTAACTAACGGAAGAACAGAAGGCTTTAATAATCTCGCAAAACTGTTGCAGAAGCGAGCTTTCGGATTTAGAAGCTTTAAAAACTACAGGCTTCGCTTGCTAAGTTTATGA
- a CDS encoding homospermidine synthase-like protein (COG5310 Homospermidine synthase) produces the protein MIQSNVQNKRTLIIGYNGGVARAFLALLTTTPTGKDLLKTNDRLFLLDQMDSDYHPTIDRLTILEPQKITSGEDLANLIQTHRLTDIIDLSSTDTVDCTRVCDELGVNFLCTSVEEWPEKGSIPTDQAIARLLPPHRDELPNSSHLVGSGANPGIVNALVDRAITEFARRKNTDPSVEALKLRSILITEKDTTAEKNADYNNTVFPMTWSPEHCLEELFEPRAFFAKSGKIYDLNHIPTQQTYRARCGNEMIEGMAVPHEETKTLARKYSNVEIAFLYEIPLAARQALASRPNKLEISDWNMRRLFPPTTAEISGYDRVGVLLTSEIYGEMWIGFETSVNKALPLGSNATQLQVAAGVLAGWKQLGKKKGIHFVEDLDTEEFLKVSEEVLGPCLIVFDEKAKALSLEDRTVAQEAEALLEA, from the coding sequence TTGATTCAGTCAAACGTACAAAACAAAAGAACTCTGATTATTGGATACAATGGTGGAGTGGCTCGCGCCTTCTTAGCCCTTCTTACAACAACTCCCACTGGTAAAGACTTATTGAAAACAAACGATCGACTTTTCTTACTCGATCAAATGGACTCTGATTACCATCCCACGATCGATCGCCTCACGATTTTAGAGCCACAAAAAATTACTTCTGGCGAAGACTTAGCGAACCTCATTCAAACGCACCGACTCACAGATATTATTGATCTGTCTTCAACTGACACTGTTGATTGCACGCGCGTCTGCGACGAACTTGGCGTCAACTTCCTCTGCACCAGTGTTGAAGAGTGGCCCGAGAAAGGCTCCATTCCCACAGATCAGGCCATCGCAAGACTTCTTCCCCCGCATCGTGATGAACTTCCCAATAGTAGCCACCTCGTCGGCTCGGGAGCAAATCCCGGAATTGTGAACGCACTTGTCGATAGAGCCATCACAGAGTTTGCAAGGCGCAAAAATACTGACCCTAGCGTTGAAGCCCTGAAGCTACGCTCTATTTTAATTACTGAAAAAGATACCACTGCAGAAAAGAATGCCGACTATAATAATACGGTTTTCCCGATGACTTGGAGTCCAGAGCACTGCCTTGAAGAACTCTTCGAGCCTCGCGCCTTCTTTGCCAAGAGTGGTAAAATTTATGACTTAAACCATATCCCCACCCAACAAACCTACAGAGCTCGCTGTGGCAACGAAATGATCGAAGGCATGGCTGTCCCCCATGAGGAAACAAAAACACTGGCACGCAAGTATTCCAATGTAGAGATTGCCTTTCTCTATGAAATTCCACTGGCAGCCCGTCAAGCATTAGCATCGCGCCCAAACAAGTTAGAAATTTCTGATTGGAATATGCGACGCCTCTTTCCACCAACGACTGCCGAAATCTCTGGTTATGACCGTGTTGGTGTTTTGTTAACAAGCGAAATATACGGAGAGATGTGGATCGGCTTTGAAACAAGTGTGAATAAAGCCCTTCCCTTAGGCTCCAATGCAACTCAACTTCAAGTTGCTGCGGGTGTTTTAGCTGGCTGGAAACAATTAGGAAAGAAAAAGGGAATTCACTTCGTAGAAGATTTAGATACTGAAGAGTTTCTAAAAGTATCTGAAGAAGTTTTAGGACCCTGCTTGATTGTCTTTGATGAAAAGGCAAAAGCTCTTTCGTTAGAAGATCGTACAGTGGCGCAGGAAGCAGAAGCTCTCCTAGAAGCTTAG
- a CDS encoding seryl-tRNA synthetase (COG0172 Seryl-tRNA synthetase) yields MIDIKALERKSETGTSYYDEYRQSLINRGSSIDILDQIVELNKKRKEIITQAETAKAQQNKLSGEIGKLKREGKDASAILSEVETLKGQVKDLENKAAEADTEVLNLALVLPNKPHSSVTVGSSEADNTLVKTVGEPTKFSFKAKEHWELGEALNIIDFERAGKTTGARFAFLKGGAARLERALIQFMMDSHSNHHGYTEMIPPFMVNSNSLLGTGNFPKFKEDVFHLEGSDLYLIPTAEVPVTNYYNGEILDEKDLPQKFCAYSPCFRSEAGSAGRDTKGLIRQHQFDKVELMVFCRPEESYELHEQLTSHAEKILMDLELPFRRMLLCTGDMGFGSAKTFDLEVWLPGQGVYREISSCSNFEDFQARRANIRYRNAGGKPQFVHTLNGSGLAVGRTLVAILENYQREDGSVAIPKALQSYMGGMTEIR; encoded by the coding sequence ATGATCGATATTAAAGCTCTTGAGCGCAAATCTGAAACCGGCACTTCTTATTATGATGAGTATAGACAGAGTCTTATCAATCGGGGCTCATCGATTGATATTTTAGATCAGATTGTAGAACTCAATAAAAAAAGAAAAGAAATTATCACGCAAGCTGAGACGGCAAAAGCTCAGCAGAATAAACTTAGTGGTGAAATTGGAAAACTAAAGCGTGAAGGTAAAGATGCTTCTGCCATTCTTTCAGAGGTTGAAACTTTAAAGGGCCAAGTAAAAGATTTAGAGAACAAAGCGGCTGAAGCTGATACTGAAGTTTTAAACTTAGCCTTGGTTCTACCGAACAAGCCTCATAGCTCTGTCACTGTGGGCTCATCTGAAGCAGACAATACTCTTGTTAAAACCGTAGGTGAACCAACGAAGTTTTCTTTTAAAGCAAAAGAACACTGGGAACTTGGTGAAGCATTAAATATTATTGATTTCGAAAGAGCTGGTAAAACCACCGGCGCGCGTTTTGCCTTTCTAAAAGGTGGAGCTGCACGTTTGGAGAGAGCTCTTATTCAGTTCATGATGGACTCTCATTCAAATCACCATGGATACACGGAGATGATTCCGCCATTTATGGTGAACAGTAATAGCTTATTGGGAACTGGAAACTTTCCAAAATTTAAAGAAGATGTCTTTCATTTAGAAGGATCTGATTTATACCTTATCCCTACGGCAGAAGTTCCTGTTACGAATTATTATAATGGCGAGATCTTGGACGAAAAAGATTTGCCGCAAAAGTTTTGTGCCTACTCCCCTTGTTTTAGATCAGAAGCAGGCAGTGCGGGGCGCGATACAAAGGGTCTTATTCGTCAGCATCAATTTGATAAAGTTGAATTGATGGTTTTCTGTCGTCCTGAGGAATCTTACGAGTTGCATGAGCAGCTTACTTCCCATGCTGAAAAGATCTTAATGGATCTTGAGCTTCCTTTCCGCCGTATGCTTTTGTGCACGGGGGATATGGGTTTTGGATCAGCAAAAACCTTTGATCTTGAGGTTTGGTTGCCAGGGCAAGGTGTGTATAGAGAGATTAGCTCTTGCTCAAACTTTGAGGACTTCCAAGCTCGCAGAGCAAATATTCGCTATCGCAATGCTGGGGGAAAACCTCAATTCGTTCATACATTGAACGGATCGGGTCTTGCTGTAGGAAGAACTCTTGTGGCCATCCTTGAGAACTACCAGAGAGAAGATGGTTCTGTGGCGATTCCTAAGGCTTTACAAAGCTATATGGGCGGAATGACAGAAATCAGATAA
- a CDS encoding DedA protein (COG0586 Uncharacterized membrane-associated protein), translating to MEFIDIILHLDQHIPQWIAFFGPWLYVILFLIIFAETGLVVTPFLPGDSLLFALGAFTVVDGGLNLWVVLISLTIAGILGDTVNYHIGKYVGPKVFDSNSRFLKKEYLEQTHAFYDRWGAFTIVAARFAPIVRTFAPFVAGVGTMHYRKFLFFNVIGAIVWVFTFVLAGHFFGNLPIVKKNFHIVIFGVIGVSLIPIIWPWISSKLSNNKA from the coding sequence ATGGAATTTATCGATATTATACTTCACTTGGATCAACACATTCCGCAGTGGATCGCTTTCTTCGGTCCATGGCTTTATGTGATTTTATTTTTAATCATCTTTGCTGAAACTGGATTGGTAGTGACTCCCTTTCTGCCTGGGGACTCATTGCTCTTTGCTCTTGGTGCCTTCACGGTGGTTGATGGGGGCTTGAATCTTTGGGTCGTTCTCATTTCTTTAACGATCGCTGGGATCTTGGGTGATACCGTCAATTATCATATTGGAAAATATGTTGGCCCGAAGGTATTTGATTCGAACTCTCGCTTTTTGAAAAAGGAATATCTAGAACAAACTCATGCTTTTTATGATCGCTGGGGAGCCTTTACAATTGTGGCAGCTCGTTTTGCTCCGATTGTAAGAACTTTTGCGCCATTTGTCGCGGGAGTGGGAACTATGCACTATCGCAAGTTTCTATTTTTCAATGTCATCGGTGCTATCGTTTGGGTTTTTACATTTGTCTTAGCGGGGCATTTCTTTGGAAACCTTCCGATCGTCAAAAAGAATTTCCATATTGTGATCTTTGGCGTGATTGGCGTCTCTTTGATTCCAATTATTTGGCCATGGATTTCAAGTAAGCTTTCTAATAATAAGGCTTAA
- a CDS encoding peptide chain release factor RF-1 (COG0216 Protein chain release factor A), whose translation MFSKLDEVESRYEEVNMALQRPDIASNQKEYQALMKELGHLEKIVTVYRDFKKKTVNLKASKELLTSEQDPEMRELIREEVKELEDALPELETQLKIALIPRDPNDDKNIILEIRAGAGGDEAALFADELFRGYVHYAGSQGWKVEMLSFSEGNVGGAKEIIAVVSGDSVFSKLKYESGVHRVQRVPETEAAGRVHTSTVTVAVIPEVQETEIKIPMSDVRIETMRSQGSGGQSVNRTESAVRVVHLPTGIDVKCQEGKSQSSNRERAFQILYAKLQQIEDDRARKEASDARLEQIGTGDRSERIRTYNFPQTRITDHRIGLTIHQLDQVMGGAFELLIDPLVANFQAEALKRQTSA comes from the coding sequence ATGTTTTCAAAGTTGGATGAAGTAGAATCACGTTATGAAGAGGTCAATATGGCTCTTCAAAGACCCGATATTGCTTCTAACCAAAAAGAATACCAAGCCTTGATGAAAGAACTTGGGCACCTTGAGAAGATCGTCACTGTTTACAGGGATTTTAAAAAGAAAACTGTAAATCTAAAAGCGAGCAAAGAGCTTTTAACTTCAGAACAAGATCCTGAAATGCGCGAGTTGATTCGCGAAGAAGTTAAAGAGTTAGAGGATGCGCTTCCGGAGCTTGAAACTCAATTGAAGATTGCCCTTATTCCACGTGATCCTAACGACGATAAAAATATTATTCTAGAGATTCGCGCAGGTGCTGGCGGAGATGAAGCGGCCCTTTTTGCGGATGAGCTGTTCAGAGGTTACGTTCACTACGCAGGTTCTCAAGGGTGGAAAGTTGAAATGCTTTCTTTCTCCGAAGGGAACGTAGGCGGTGCTAAAGAGATTATTGCCGTTGTAAGTGGTGATTCTGTATTTAGTAAATTGAAATATGAAAGTGGTGTTCATCGTGTTCAGCGTGTTCCGGAAACAGAAGCAGCTGGTCGCGTTCACACTTCAACGGTGACTGTCGCCGTAATTCCTGAAGTTCAAGAAACAGAGATCAAAATCCCAATGTCTGATGTGCGTATTGAAACAATGCGCTCGCAAGGTTCGGGTGGTCAGTCCGTCAATAGAACTGAGTCTGCGGTTCGTGTTGTACATTTACCGACAGGAATCGATGTGAAGTGTCAGGAAGGTAAATCCCAGTCTTCTAATAGAGAGCGTGCTTTCCAGATCTTGTATGCAAAATTGCAACAGATCGAGGACGACAGAGCGCGCAAAGAAGCTTCTGACGCTCGTTTGGAGCAAATCGGAACGGGAGATCGTTCCGAGCGTATTCGTACTTACAATTTCCCACAAACTCGTATCACCGATCACCGCATCGGTTTAACGATTCATCAGTTGGATCAAGTCATGGGTGGCGCATTTGAGTTGCTGATTGACCCACTCGTTGCTAACTTCCAAGCAGAGGCACTTAAACGCCAAACCTCTGCATAA